GGTGTCTGCAGGCTTACTAACCATCTTCTTGATGTTTGCCGATATTCAAATGCCACCACCACCAGGGATGACACAAGGCTATCCATTAACGATCTATTTCTCTCTACCACTAGCTCTTTCAGCATCTGTCGGTGTGATTTTTATTTGCTTAGTTGCGGCCTTTTTCTCTGCTCGCAAAGGCGTGAACAAACCTATTACCGAGGCACTTATCCATGTCTAAATTCATTCAATTATTCGCTATCTCATTACTTATCATCGGTGTTCATAATGTAGCGAGCGCAGAGTTATTGCCTCAACAAGTCACTGACTATATACAACGCGCAGACGATTTCCGCTTAGGCGAAGAATCATCGCAAGTGATTTCGCATGTCGCCATGTATGAAGACAATGTGTTGGACAAAACCCGTCAATACAACGTTTACACCAGACCAAATCGCGAATCTCTCGTGGTATTTAAGTCTTCTGTAGAAGCTGGGCAAAAAATGCTGATGTTGCAAGATAACTTCTGGCTACAAATGCCAAAAAGTCGCCGTCCAATTCGGATTACAGCGATGCAAAAACTGCTCGGTGAGGCTTCAGTGGGCGACATTAGCTCACTCACTTGGAGCGAAGACTATCAAGGCGCATGGATCGCAAGTGAAGCGGTGCAAGACGAGCAGCAAAAGAGTATTGCTAGCCATCATATTCAGTTGACCGCTAAAACAAGCAGCGCCAGTTATCAAACCATCGATTTATGGCTGGATGAGCGAAATGGCTTCCCAATCAAAGCCGATTTGTACTTACGTTCAGGTAAACTCGCCAAAAAAGCGTTTTTTACTCGTGGTGAGCGCAATGGCGATATAGCGGTAACGGCAATGACGTTGTTTGACGCCATTCAAGCCAATAAAAAAACCGTGATTGAATATCGCTCTATCACCCCATGGCAATTGGACGATAAATACTACAATCCGAGCTTCCTTGCTCGCAATAACACCACGGAGTTGTGATCATGCAGCGTTTGGCTTTACTCGTCTTACTCGCCAGTGGCTCTTGTGTAAGTCAAGCGCAGCAGTGGCAATTTGATTGGGACTGGGCAGTATCCGGTTATCAGACGGAACGTAGAGACAGCGATTTTATTACCCCTGAAACCGACAAGTATGCGCACATAGACAGTCTACTGGACTTGCAAATTCGATCCGGACAATGGAACGGTCTATTTGCGTTATACAGCCAAAACCTTTACCAAAACCACCCTCAAGCATGGTGGACTGAGAGTGACCATCAGTGGATTGTGCGTGAACTTGCATGGCAAGGTAGCCTTGAAATTGGTGAACAAAATATCGATCTCACTCTTGGCAAAATTCGACTCGACTACGGTGTCAGTTATGCCTATCGCCCACTTGATATGTTTAAACCTTATCGACAAAACCCCATTGGTCTCAGTGTCGAAGAAGGCTCTCTCGTCGCCACTGCATCTTCATTTGATATGGATGGTGAATGGACATTGCTTTATACCAACTCACACTGGACGGACAGTGACGTTGATGCGTTCGACCGAGCTAATCAACAGCATGGTGCAGGCATTCGCCGTTATGGTTTGTTGGGTCAACATGAATATCAGTTGATCGGCTACTACGATGACGTACGACATGCCTCATTGGGAGGGAGTTGGGTCACGGTGCCAAATCAAGCGTGGGAATTCCACACCGAGGCATTGTGGCAACAACAAAGCATTGGTTATCAACTACCAACTCACCCGTTGCAGCCTGTAATGCTTGCAGAAAATGGGCCTGCTTGGCAGGTTTTGGCAGGCTTTACCTACAGCACAGAATCTGGACATAGTTTTATTGGCGAATATTGGTTTGATGAGCGCGCATGGAGCAAAACTGATTGGCAGCAAGCACAACGACGAGCACAGCCGCTTAATGTTCAATCAAACACTCAACCACTCGCGAGCTCTTATGCCCAAGGGCTCAATCATTACAATCTAACGCAGCACAATATTATGTTGCATTGGAGTTGGGACACAAATTCTTGGTTGCAATGGCAAAATAATACCGATTGGGAATGGCTGAGAGATATTACTCCAACACTCGATTTACTTATCTCACCGCAAGATGGCGGCGTAATTGCGACGCAATGGTTCAATTATCAGTGGATTGATACTGGTAACGCCTCCGTCGATTTGGAATTTACAGCACGCTTTTTAACCGGAGATGCGGATTCTGCTTACGCCCAAATTAACGATCGCCGTACACTGGTGTTTATGATCAGAGGTAAATTCTAATGAGATCCCGTTACACATCAAAAGATGTCGCTTGGCGAAACTTTATCGCCACGACCCTTTTTTGCTTGTTTGTATCCTGCGTCACCTACTCAGTATGGGGTGGGCACGCCTATGTGCACGTCACCACCAGCTTTGGTTACGGTTACGCAGCGATCCTCTCTTCTGTCGTTTTAACTCGGCTATTTCCCAATATTCATACTGGAATTGAGACCATTTTTTCACTCTCATTGGGTGTTATTTTTGGCTCTATCAACGCGTGGTTTTGGCTCAACAGCTACATGGGGAGTAACTTCTCAGACCTACTGCCTGTGATACTGCTGGGTATTATCTTTTCTGCCATGTGCTTTTATTACTTCTATAACCGCGAGCAACAAGCCATCGCTGGCAAACTTTTAGAAGAAACCAAGCGAAAACAAGCAGAACAAGAGAAAGCATTAATTTTGAGCCAATTAAAGCAGATGCAAAGTCAGATTGAGCCTCATTTTCTGTTCAATACTTTAGCCAATATCAGTGCGTTGATGAGCGACGATGTCGCTAAAGCACGCATGATGCTAGATAAGTTAACCGAACTGCTACGCACGACACTCACCAACTCTCGTTCAGCAGAAACCGTGGTACAAAATGAAGTGCGCTTGTTGGAAGCGTATTTCGCCATACAAAAAGTTCGTTTAGATACTCGCCTTGAATATCAAATCCAAGTCGCGCCGAATGCAATGCATGCGGTTATTCCACCGATGTTAATCCAACCTTTGGTCGAAAACGCCATCCGTCATGGTATCGAGCCCAAAAGCGCCGGGGGTAACATTGATGTCGAGATCGCTTATCAAGCCGATCAACTCGTGATTAAAGTTCAAGATAACGGCATTGGTTTGGATGAAAATGCGCAAACCAAAGGGCACGGCATGGGGTTAAGTAATATTAGACAGCGAATTAAAGGGCTTTATCACGACGCTGCCACTATGAGTGTGACCCAACCTGATTCCGGTGGGTTTTGTGTCACGATTGCCTTACCCACTCAAGTTCCTAGGGTAAATCAGCCAGCGATCAGTGCCTAAGCATACTCTTGGCTATATTTTTCAAGTAAGGATACTTAATGAATACCATTACGGCCATTATCGCCGATGACGAACCCTTGTTACGTCACCACCTTGATCGAAGCTTAGGAGAAGTCTGGCCTGATCTAGAAATAATCGCTTCATGCAGTGATGGTGCTCAGGCCCTACAGCAAATTGAAACTTTGCAGCCTGATGTGGTCTTTCTAGATATTCGTATGCCTGAACTCGATGGTATGGCGGTCGCTAAAGCATTAAAACAGCTCGAAGTTGTACCACTGATCGTGTTTGTTACCGCTTATGACGAATACGCAATTAGTGCTTTTGAACAAAACGCAGCAGACTATCTATTAAAACCGCTCAACGAAACACGACTAGAGAGTTGTTGCGCTAAAATAAAACAGCAGTTAGCGAGTAGAAAACCGCAATCCTCCTTGCCTGACATGACCAAACTGCTGCAACAGATTAGCCAACTTGGTCCCGCGGTTCCGCATTATTTGTCTTGGCTTAAAGCGAGCCGAGGTGAAGACATTCATCTTATATCCGTTGATGATGTACTCTACTTTCGAGCCGAAGAAAAATACGTTTCTATCTATACTGACGATCATCGTGAGTACTTAATTCGTACACCACTCAAAGAATTACTCACCCAGCTCGATCCTGACCAGTTTTGGAAAATTCATCGCTCAACCGTCGTGCGAGTGGCTGCTATTGATAAAGTGAGCAAAGACTTCACTGGACGGATGTTTGTCACTATGCAACAACAAACGCTTCCAGTCAGCCGCGCGCAACAGGCGCTGTTTAAATCCATGTAGCTGGCAATAAAAACGTCCCAATAAAGGGACGTTTTTATTCATTGAAATACCACTCTAGGAAAGCGGCTTTAGATACGCGAGATACTTCTTCTCTGCATTTTTAAATATCCACAGAATCAAAAATGTCGCATCATATAGAATAGGCCTGCGGTCAAAAACGACTCAAACGGCGCATAGTAGCGCGAGTTAACTAATCGGGCGGCACCGGTCAAATCAAGAATCGTGACAATACCGGCCACCGCACTGCCATGAAGCATAAATATCACTTCATTACTATAAGCAGGCAATGCTCGGCGTAACGCGCTTGGCAAAATAATTCGGCGATAGGTCATAAAGCGGCCCATTCCGTATGCTTTGGCAGCTTCTACTTCACCTTTTGGTAAGCCATTAATTGCACCGCGAATAATTTCCGCCGTGTAAGCGGAGGTATTCAAAACAAATGCGACCAAGGCACAAAACCACGCGTTTTCCCACAATGTGTCTTTAACCGGAAAGAACTGGTCCATACCGTAGTAAATCAAATAAAGCTGGATCAATAACGGTGTCCCACGAAAGAAGTAAATATACGCCCAACATGGTGCCATCAGCAGATAGTTATGGCTATTACGAGCTATCGCCAATGGAATCGCCACCATTAACCCAAGAATAAGCGCTAATCCAACCAGCCAAAACGTTGTCCATAAGCCTTCAAAATAGATAGGCAAGCTGTCAATAATCAGAGAGAAATCCATCTTCTACCTCGCATGAATACTGAACTTGCGCTCAACCAACTTAAGCAATCCGGTCGAGACACTGGTAAAAAATAGAAAGATCACGGCTACCGACATATAGAAGGTAAATGGCATCTTGGTAGAACCCGCCGCAAGCGCACTCACCCGCACCATATCTTCCAAACCGATAATTGAAACTAAGGCCGTCGTTTTAAGAAGCACCAACCAGTTATTACCAAAACCGGGTAGCGCATGGCGAATCATCTGCGGCAGCAAAATACGACGAAAACTCATCAGTGAACTCATACCATAAGCTTTCGCAGCTTCGAGTTCCCCTTTATCCACGGCCATAATCGCGCCCCGAAACGTCTCCGCCATGTAAGCACCGAAAATAAAACCAATGGTTAATACACCGGCAATAAAGGGGCTGACATCAATATAATCTGGTAGATAAGAGACCCATTCATGATCTGGATTACGTGAGGTAAACCATTCGTTCAACCATTCATTAGTGGCGTACAAACTGTTATTGAGCAGGATCTGACCACCGAAAAAAATCAGCATCATCAGAACTAAATCGGGAATACCACGAATAATAGTGGTGTAAAGCGTTGCAATCGCACGAGCGGGTCGATAAGGGGCGAGTTTTGCTAAAGCACCTAACATGCCAAGCACCACCGCCAGTAATAAAGATAAGAGTGCAACCTCAATTGTGACGAGGGCCCCCTTTAAAATTGAGGCTTCATATCCTTGAAGATCCAGCATAAGAGAGTTCCTGTCCCTAAACTTAAATCCGACCGTTGACTACCACAAGGAACAAGCCAACGGTCGTTAATCACAATGCTTTACTCACCGTAAACATCGTAGTTGAAGTATTTAGCGGCAATCTCTTGGTAAATGCCTTTCTCACGTAGAGACAGAATCGCTGCATCTAACTTTTTGGTTAGGTCTTTATCTTGCTTGCGTACAGCAATACCAAAACCTTCACCAAACCATTGCGGATCAGTCAGTGATGGACCCACAAATTCATAACCTTCACCGCCTGCAGCGTTAAGTACCCCCTCTTCAAGAGCCGAAGCATCACCCAGCACTGCCGCGATGCGACCATTAGCAAGATCAAGGTAAGCTTCGTCAAACGAGCCATAACGAACTATTTCTACATCTTCATAATTGTCAGTTAAGTACTTATCGTGAGTCGTTGCGCGTTGCACACCAATTTTCACGCCATCAAGGTTATCAAAATTCAAACCTGCGTCTTTTTTAGCGATAAATTTATTTGGGATCAGTGCATATTTACCGGTGAAATCGATTTTCTTTTTGCGTTCTTCAGTAATCGACATTGCTGCGATAATGGCATCGTATTTACGCGCTAGCAGCGAAGGAATAATACCGTCCCAATCTTGCGGAACGATCTTACATTTCACGTCCATTTCTTTACACAGTGCATTAGCCATATCCACATCAAAACCTTTCAGTGAACCGTCGGCCTCAGTCCAACTAAATGGAGGGTATGCGCCCTCAATGCCAAAGCGAACTGTCTTCCACTCTTTCGCTTGCGCCATACCTGTTACGGCTGTAGCCGCCAATGCTGCTACCACTAACCACTTTTTCATTTCCTTCTCCTGTGATTGGTTTGTTTTATCGCTGTTGTGTTGCTGTCCCCGCTTTATCGAGCAGGAATCTTAATAAATTGAAGAGATAAACTGCTGTAATCTTTCTGATTCGGGATTGGTGAACAGTTTTGCTGGATCGCCTTGCTCTTCAACCAATCCTTGATGAAGAAACATGACATGGTTAGAAACGTCTCGTGCAAATGCCATCTCATGGGTCACAACCAACATAGTGCGCCCTTCTTCAGCTAAATCACGCATTACGCCTAAAACCTCCCCCACCAATTCCGGATCTAATGCGGAAGTCGGTTCATCAAAAAGCATAACTTCCGGATCGACAGCTAAAGCACGAGCAATCGCGGCACGTTGTTGTTGCCCTCCAGAAAGATGACCAGGATAGTAATCTTTGCGTTCATACAAACCGACTTTCTTTAAAAGTAGCTCTGCATTTTCAATCGCTTGAGCTTTCGGCACACCTAATACGTGAACTGGGGCTTCAATCACATTTTCCAAGACAGTTAAATGTGACCAGAGGTTAAAACCCTGAAATACCATTGCTAAGCGAGAACGAATGCGTTGGACCTGTTTCTCATTGGCGGGAATAGGCTCACCTTGGCGATTGTTTTTCATCTCAATCAATTCGCCATTGACCCAGATTTCGCCTGCGGTTGGAGTTTCTAATAAGTTGATACAACGGAGAAAAGTACTTTTACCGGATCCTGAAGAGCCAATAATTGAAATTACGTCACCTTTGTGGGCTTCTAATGAAATACCTTTAAGTACTTCATTCTGGCCAAAAGACTTGTGTAAATTGTTGATATTAAGCGCGGCTACATCATTCATCCGCTGAAACTCCCTGTCGTAAACTGCAAACAAAACGCTCAAATAACCAGCATTTTTAAAAGTATGCTATCCATGCATACTGGCTCAAACTAGCACTAAGGCCTAAAACATGCAACAACTTATTAACCTATGGCAATTACATAAATATACCTAATATTTGGAATACAATTCATTAAGTAGAGATTTAAACTCAATTCAGTTATATATCAATCAATTATCCACCACTAAAACTTGAGCATAAAATCAAAAAGCAACAAATCCATTACTGCCATTTTCAGAACTTTTTATGGTTATTGAGCGAAAAACAGCTTATTTTTCTAATTTTGGTTACATTTTGAAATGTTTTTCAGTTAAACTAAGATCTGAGTGTCACAAGTGCATAATTAGGCGTAATTTTATTTCATTATTTCCTAAAATGATCTACATCAATCACTGTAAAAGCACTGCAAGTTACACTTCCCACGGATAAAAGACTCAATACGAATTTTTGTCCAATTTACTGTCTGTCTTAATACACGTATCAGCCTAACCAATTGATACTGTAGCTACCATTGCTCAATCCGTTTGACAGATAAATACCCAAGTCGCTGACTTGTTCACAAGTTGAGCGACATTAAATAATCACTACATATAAATGAGGAATCTATGTCAGACGCAGTTAATAAGCCGCACTCTGATTCGGATATCGAAAACAAGAGCTATCGCGAGCTGCATCGCCCGTCATCGGAATTTGCAAGCCGTTCCGATTACCTAGATCACGAACTTCAAATCATGAAGCCACGTCGCTTTGGTCTAAACCTACCAGGCCGTGACTTCCGTTTCGAGCTAGAGGACTTAGTTCCTGCTCTAGCGGGTACTATCGGCATCATCGCGATGTACTCAGCAGTAATGATGTCTTGGGCAGAAGGTCTGACAGCTGCTTGGGATCACGTAAACCTTGGCAAAGAGTTTGCGATTGAAGTTGCACGTGTAGAGATGCTGATTCCTGCATTCCTATTCTGTGTGCTTGCATCTGGCTTTATTAACCCGAAAGCAAACCTTGCGGGTAACCATGGCCCTATGATTCCACTGATCGCGACTATCGCACTAGCGGGTGCTCACCCTCTTGCACTAGCGATCCTAATCGGTATCTTTGGTCTAATTTTGAGTGCCCTAAAAGGCGGTTCAAAACTGGTAAACCTCACCTCAGAAGGTACAGCAGGTGGCTTGCTGATCTTCCTAGGTTTGACTGGTACCATGAGTCAGATCACATCGATCCAAGAGTGGGCTGTTGGTCTACAATCTGACACTGTGCCTGCAGGTAGCATGGGCTACGTGGGTCTAATCGTACTAGCAGTAACTATCGTGCTTTACGCATACCTTGCAAAAGTGAACAAGCGCTGGCTAGCTATTCCAGTGTGTGCATTCACTGGTCTTGCAATCGCGTTAGCATTTGGTGCAGGTTTTGACATTAAATTCGTTACTGAAACAGGTCTACCTAACCTAAACCCAGTTTACTGGTGGGGCAGCACTGAAGAAGGTTGGATGCTTGGTCTACCAAACATGCAACACTTCATCGCGTCACTACCATTTGCAATCCTTGCAGTAGCGATGTGGTCTCCTGACTTCCTAGGTCACCGTATTTTCCAAGAGCTAAACTACCCACGTAAGACTGAAAAAGTACTTATGGACGTAGATGACACTATGACTATGTGTTCTATCCGTCAGATGGTAGGTACTGCCGTTGGTGGTGGTAACATCACTTCTTCTTGGGGTACTTACATGATTCCAGCAGCGATTGCTAAGCGCCCTATTCCAGGTGGTGCAATCCTTCTTGGTCTGATCGTAATGGCAGTTGCAATCCTTGGTTTCCCAATGGACGTAGCTGTATGGCCTCCAGTAATGCGTGTTGCGCTACTAGTGGGTGTATCGCTACCTCTACTAGAAGCGGGTATGCAGATGGTGAAAGACTCTAAAGATTCTCAAGCTGCGGGTATCTGTATCTTCGGTTCTGCGGTCGTTAACCCAGTACTAGCATGGGCACTAACCATGCTTCTAGATAACAACGGTCTAATCGGCGACAAAGAGCGTGCATCACGCCTAGGTTTCGTAGACAAGATTGTAATCCCAGTTGGCGTACTAGTAATCTGTCTAGTAGCAATGCTGGCTGTAGGTATGCTTGAAGACCAATTTGGTATCCCTGCATTCCTATAATTTTTGAGTTATAAATGAAAGGGGAGTCGTTTACGCTCCCCTTTTGTCAAAATTTTAGGATTTATTGATTTAGTTTAAGGTTTGCAAAATTTTTTAGTGTAACCGAAATCAAACTGGTAGAATCCATATAAAGTAATGACAATATATAGAATTTTGGCTGTTCTGTATAACAGCACTAAAAGCTATACATATTGTTATTTAAATAAGAGTGTACTGTTACTCATCATAGGGGCAACATTCGCCCTTCACAGTAACCAGTACTTGTTTTTTCTACTAATAAAGGTAGGTATGTCATGGCAGAGCAATTTGCTAAAGCTTGGGAAGGTTTTGCACAAGGTGATTGGCAAAACGAAGTAAACGTTCGCGACTTCATTCAGAAGAACTACACTCCTTACGAGGGTGACGGCACTTTCCTAGAAACAGAAGCTACTCCTGCTACAGCTAAACTTTGGGAAGCTGTAATGGAAGGTATCAAACAGGAAAACGCGACTCACGCACCTGTTGACTTCGATACTGACGTTGTGTCTACCATCACTGCACACGATGCAGGTTACATCAACAAAGAACTTGAAACTATCGTAGGTCTTCAAACTGACGCTCCTCTAAAGCGCGCTTTGATCCCTAACGGTGGTATCCGCATGATCGAGGGTTCTTGCAAAGTTTACGGCCGTGAACTAGACCCAACAATCAAAAAAGTTTACTCAGAACTACGCAAAACGCACAACCAAGGCGTATTCGATATCTACACTCCAGATATCCTAGCATGTCGTAAATCTGGCGTTCTAACTGGTCTTCCAGATGCTTACGGCCGTGGTCGTATCATCGGTGACTACCGTCGCGTTGCTCTATACGGTATCGACTTCCTAATGAAGGACAAACTAGCTCAATTCACGTCTCTACAAGAGCGTTTTGAGAAAGGTGAAGACCTTCAGATGACTATGCAACTTCGCGAAGAGATCTGCGAACAGCACCGTGCTCTAGGCCAAATCAAACAAATGGCTGCGAAATACGGTTTCGATATCTCTAACCCAGCGACTAACGCACAAGAAGCTATCCAATGGACTTACTTCGGCTACCTAGCTGCTGTTAAGTCTCAAAACGGTGCAGCAATGTCTCTAGGCCGTACTTCTACATTCCTAGACGTGTACATCGAGCGTGATATCGCAAACGGCGTGATCACTGAAACTCAAGCTCAAGAAATGATCGACCACTTCGTAATGAAACTACGTATGGTTCGTTTCCTACGTACTCCTGAGTACGATGAGCTATTCTCTGGCGACCCAATCTGGGCTACAGAATCAATGGGTGGTATGGGTCTTGACGGTCGTACGCTAGTAACTCGTACTAACTTCCGTTTCCTAAACAGCCTATACACTATGGGTCCTTCTCCAGAGCCAAACATCACTGTTCTTTGGTCTGAGCAACTACCTGTAGGCTTCAAGAAGTTCTGTGCAAAAGTATCTATCGATACTTCTTCTATCCAGTACGAAAACGACGACCTAATGCGTCCAGACATGGATTCAGACGACTACGCAATCGCATGTTGTGTATCTCCAATGGTTGTTGGTAAACAAATGCAGTTCTTCGGTGCACGTGCTAACCTTGCGAAAACTATGCTTTACGCAATCAACGGCGGTGTGGACGAGAAACTTAAGATGCAAGTTGGTCCTAAGACTGCTCCAATCGAATCTGAGTACCTAGACTACGCAGACGTTATGGATCGCCTAGACCACTTCATGGACTGGCTAGCAACACAATACGTGACTGCGCTAAACGCAATCCACTACTCTCACGACAAGTACAGCTACGAAGCATCGCTAATGGCTCTACACGATCGTGACGTTAAGCGTACAATGGCATGTGGTATCGCAGGTCTATCTGTTGCAGCTGACTCTCTATCTGCAATCAAGTTCGCTAAAGTTAAACCAGTTCGTGACGAAGACGGCATCGCGATCGATTTCGAAATCGAAGGCGACTACCCTAAATTTGGTAACAACGATTCTCGCGTAGATGACATCGCTTGTGACCTAGTAGAGCGCTTCATGAACAAGATCCGTACTCACAAAATGTACCGTGATGCGATCCCAACTCAGTCTATCCTAACTATCACTTCAAACGTGGTATACGGTAAGAAAACTGGTAACACACCTGACGGTCGTCGCGCAGGCGCTCCATTCGCACCAGGTGCTAACCCAATGCACGGTCGCGATGAGAAAGGTGCTGTAGCTTCACTTACTTCTGTAGGTAAACTACCATTTGCACACGCTAAAGACGGTATCTCTTACACGTTCTCTATCGTTCCAAATGCACTAGGTAAAGATCTTGACGCTCAAGAAACTAACCTAGCAGGCCTAATGGATGGTTACTTCCACCACGAAGCTGGCATTGAAGGTGGTCAACACCTAAACGTGAACGTTCTTAACCGCGAAACTCTAGAAGACGCAGTTAAACACCCTGAGAAATACCCTCAGCTAACAATCCGCGTTTCTGGTTACGCTGTACGCTTCAACTCTCTAACTGCAGAGCAACAAGCTGACGTAATCGCACGTACTTTCACTGAGTCTCTATAATTCTCAGTTGAATGATTGATGAAAGCCTCGCGTAAGCGGGGCTTTTTTTTATCTCGAAATTCCCCTCAGTTTTAGACAATATTTTCCGTTTATTCCTATACTTAAATTTCATCGCGAAAAACGCTTTGTTTCAATATCGAGCAAGGATTGCCCGAATCTAACTCAGCAGAGGTAGAATGAAGACACAAATAGGGATAACCATGTCACTCCTCTTAGGGTTCGGCGCTCAAGCGTCAGACAAGAGTACACTCTTTTTCAATCTCGATAACGATGGGTTATTTGGCACCGACTATGACTACACTAGCGGTATATTTCTTGGCTATACCAGTGGGTCTTTGAGTAAAAGCCATCGCCTTGAAGCATTAAGTTTATCCTCCTCTTCGACAGACAAATGGGAGTTTGTCCTCGGGCAAAAAATGTACACCCCCGAAGACATCTACGCAGACACACCGATCGCCAATGACCGTCCCTATGCAGGAATACTTTTCTGAGATTAACTATTTATCGATAGAGAGTCGTCAAGTGACTCGCTATAACTTCACCATCGGCACCGTGGGCGAAAACTCTTATACAAGCCAAGCACAAGAATTTGTTCATGAATTAACTGGATCAATGTTTCCAAATGGTTGGGAATACCAGATTGATGAAGGACTTGTCGCAAGTATCGGTTACCAAAGGCATGCGACTCTTTATCGAAACAGTCACTGGGAAATTGCCAATATTTCTGAAGCCAATGGCGGCAATTTTCGCAGCGATATTACCACTGGGTTTATGTTTCGTTGGGGAAATACTCTAAATAACAATCTTGGGGCCGCCAACATTGATACGGAGCGAGTATTTCGGCCAGGCTTACTAACACCTGATAATCATGCATGGTTCATGTTTGTGGGAGCCAAAGGTGGGTATCGCTTTAACGATGTCACCATTGAAGGAGACCGCCCTGCGATTGAGGATCCCCATAACTACCCTATTACCCTGCAGCATTGGCAAGCGAGTGCCGTCACTGGCGTTGTTTGGTACAACCAAAATTATGGGGTTAGTTTAAGTTTGGCATTGAAAAGT
Above is a window of Vibrio taketomensis DNA encoding:
- a CDS encoding lipid A-modifier LpxR family protein, producing MSLLLGFGAQASDKSTLFFNLDNDGLFGTDYDYTSGIFLGYTSGSLSKSHRLEALSLSSSSTDKWEFVLGQKMYTPEDIYADTPIANDRPYAGILF
- a CDS encoding lipid A deacylase LpxR family protein, with the translated sequence MSSGKKCTPPKTSTQTHRSPMTVPMQEYFSEINYLSIESRQVTRYNFTIGTVGENSYTSQAQEFVHELTGSMFPNGWEYQIDEGLVASIGYQRHATLYRNSHWEIANISEANGGNFRSDITTGFMFRWGNTLNNNLGAANIDTERVFRPGLLTPDNHAWFMFVGAKGGYRFNDVTIEGDRPAIEDPHNYPITLQHWQASAVTGVVWYNQNYGVSLSLALKSKEYQQAPRATYGNASFAMFYFL
- the pflB gene encoding formate C-acetyltransferase; this translates as MAEQFAKAWEGFAQGDWQNEVNVRDFIQKNYTPYEGDGTFLETEATPATAKLWEAVMEGIKQENATHAPVDFDTDVVSTITAHDAGYINKELETIVGLQTDAPLKRALIPNGGIRMIEGSCKVYGRELDPTIKKVYSELRKTHNQGVFDIYTPDILACRKSGVLTGLPDAYGRGRIIGDYRRVALYGIDFLMKDKLAQFTSLQERFEKGEDLQMTMQLREEICEQHRALGQIKQMAAKYGFDISNPATNAQEAIQWTYFGYLAAVKSQNGAAMSLGRTSTFLDVYIERDIANGVITETQAQEMIDHFVMKLRMVRFLRTPEYDELFSGDPIWATESMGGMGLDGRTLVTRTNFRFLNSLYTMGPSPEPNITVLWSEQLPVGFKKFCAKVSIDTSSIQYENDDLMRPDMDSDDYAIACCVSPMVVGKQMQFFGARANLAKTMLYAINGGVDEKLKMQVGPKTAPIESEYLDYADVMDRLDHFMDWLATQYVTALNAIHYSHDKYSYEASLMALHDRDVKRTMACGIAGLSVAADSLSAIKFAKVKPVRDEDGIAIDFEIEGDYPKFGNNDSRVDDIACDLVERFMNKIRTHKMYRDAIPTQSILTITSNVVYGKKTGNTPDGRRAGAPFAPGANPMHGRDEKGAVASLTSVGKLPFAHAKDGISYTFSIVPNALGKDLDAQETNLAGLMDGYFHHEAGIEGGQHLNVNVLNRETLEDAVKHPEKYPQLTIRVSGYAVRFNSLTAEQQADVIARTFTESL